TGATCGTACTCGGCACGCGCATCGTGCTGCACCGCGAAGGCGTGGTGCGCGAGATGCCGCTCGAAGACTTCTATCTCGCCTATCAGAAGAACGCCCTCGAAGCGGGCGAATTCGTGCAGGGCATTCGCGTGCCGCTGCCGGGCGCAGCCCAACGTTTTCGCACCTACAAGCTGGCCAAGCGCTTCGACCAGGACATCTCGGCGGTGTGCGCAGCGTTCGCCGTCGAACTCGACGGCGACATCGTACGCTCGGCCCGCGTGGCCTTCGGCGGCATGGCGGCCACGCCCAAGCGCGGCAGCGCGATCGAAGCGGCGCTGAGCGGGCAGCCGTTCACCGAGGCGACCGTGCGTGCTGCGATGGCCGCCTTGCCGAGCGACTACCAGCCGTTGTCGGACATGCGCGCGACGAGCGCCTATCGTCTGGCCGGCGCACAGAATCTGCTGTATCGTTTTTTCCTGGAAACGCGCACCGACGCGCCGCTTGCGGCCCACGAAGTGAACGCGTTCGCCAACGTCTAACCGGAGCCGCCCCATGAACACGCAAGTCGAAGGCTTCATGACGCACGCCGCTCCGGCCGCCGCGCAGGTCGGCCGCTCGCGCACGCACGAGTCCGCTGAACTCCACGTGTGCGGTGAAGCCACCTACACCGACGACATTCCCGAGTTGCAAGGCACGCTGCATTGCGCACTCGGCCCGTCGCCCAAGGCCCATGCCCGCATCCTCTCGCTCGATCTGGACGCCGTGCGGCGCGCTCCGGGCGTGGTCGCCGTGCTCACCGCTGCCGACATCCCCGGCGTGAACGACTGCGGCCCGCTCGTCCACGACGATCCGATCCTCGCGGACGGCGTCGTCCAGTACATCGGTCAACCGATGTTCGCGGTGGTCGCCGAGTCGCACGACGCCGCACGCCGCGCAGCGCGTCTGGCCAAGGGCGAATACGAGGACCTTCCTGCCATCCTCACGCCGCAGGCGGCCAAGGCGGCCGGCGCGGGCGTGATCCCGCCGATGCACCTGCGTCGCGGCGATGCCGACGCCGCCCTGCAAGCCTCGGCGAACCGTCTGAGCGGCACGTTCGAATGTAACGGACAGGAGCAGTTCTACCTCGAAGGGCAAATTTCGTACGCGATTCCCAAGGAAAACGACGGCCTTCATCTCTATTGCTCGACGCAGCACCCGACCGAGATGCAGGCGCTCGTCTCGCATGCACTGGGCTGGCATAGCCATCAGGTGCAGGTCGAATGCCGCCGCATGGGCGGCGGCTTCGGCGGCAAGGAATCGCAATCGGGCCTGTTCGCCTGCGTGGCCGCGCTGTGCGCGACACGCCTGAAGCGCCCTGTGAAGCTGCGTCTGGATCGCGACGACGACTTCATGATGACGGGCAAGCGTCACGGCTTCTATTTCGAATACGACGTGGGCTTCGACGACGAGGGCCGCATCACCGCCGCCAAGGTCGACATGACGCTGCGCGCGGGCTTCTCGGCCGACCTCTCCGGTCCGGTCGCCACACGCGCCATCTGCCACTTCGACAACGCGTACTACGTACCGGACGCCGATCTGCGCGCCCTGTGCGGCAAGACCAACACGCAATCGAACACCGCATTCCGTGGCTTCGGCGGCCCGCAGGGCGCGCTCATCATGGAAGTGCTGCAAGACGCCATTGCGCGACGTCTGGGCAAGGATGCGCTCGACGTTCGCCGCGTCAATTTCTACGGCAAGACCGAGCGCAACGTCACGCCGTACGGGCAAGTCGTGAAGGACAACATCATTCACGAACTGGTCGCGGAACTGGAGCGCACGAGCGATTACCGCGCGCGTCGCGACGCCGTGCGCGAGTTCAACCGCACGAGTCCGGTGCTGCGAAAAGGGCTCGCGCTCACGCCCCTGAAGTTCGGCATCTCGTTCAACGTGCAGGCCTTCAATCAGGCCGGCGCGCTCGTCCACGTCTACCGCGACGGCTCGATGCTCGTGAACCACGGTGGCACGGAGATGGGGCAGGGCCTGAACACCAAGGTGGCGCAGGTCGTCGCGCACGAACTCGGTGTCGACCTCTCGCACGTGCGTGTGACGGCCACCGACACGAGCAAGGTCGCGAACACGTCGGCCACCGCCGCATCCACCGGCGCCGACCTGAACGGCAAGGCGGCGCAGAACGCCGCATGGCAGATCCGGCAGCGTCTTGCCGCCTTCGCCGCGCAGAAGTACGGCGGCTCGGCGGACGACGTGCGTTTCGCCAACGGGGTCGTCAGCGCGAACGGCAACGACGTGCCCTTCCCCGACCTCGTGGAAGCCGCCTACTGGGCGCGCGTGCAGCTCTGGTCCGACGGCTTCTACGCCACCCCCGGGCTGTCGTGGGACGCCAAGACGATGAACGGCAATCCGTTCTTCTACTTTGCCTACGGTGCGGCCGTCTCGGAAGTCGTTCTCGACACGCTCACCGGCGAATGGCGTCTGCTGCGTGCCGACGTACTGCACGACGCCGGCAAGTCGATCAACCCTGCGCTCGACATCGGGCAGGTCGAAGGGGCGTTCATCCAGGGCATGGGCTGGCTAACGACGGAAGAACTGTGGTGGAACAAGGACGGCAAGCTCATGACGCACGCCCCGTCCACCTACAAGATTCCCGGCATCAGCGATTGCCCGACGGACTTCCGCGTGGCGCTGTATGAGAACGCCAACGTCATGGATTCGATCCACCGCTCGAAGGCGGTGGGCGAGCCGCCGCTGTTGTTGCCGTTCTCGGTGTTCAACGCCCTGCGCGATGCCGTGGCCAGTGTGAACGACTATCGCGACGAACCGGTGCTCAACGCGCCGGCAACGTCCGAAGCGTTGCTCATGGCGATCACCGAATTGCGCACACGGAGCGCCGCCTGATGCATCGCTGGGTCGACGCCGCCCACAAGCTGCTCGTTCGCGGTGAAGCCGCGGTATTGGT
This is a stretch of genomic DNA from Pandoraea faecigallinarum. It encodes these proteins:
- the xdhB gene encoding xanthine dehydrogenase molybdopterin binding subunit, producing MNTQVEGFMTHAAPAAAQVGRSRTHESAELHVCGEATYTDDIPELQGTLHCALGPSPKAHARILSLDLDAVRRAPGVVAVLTAADIPGVNDCGPLVHDDPILADGVVQYIGQPMFAVVAESHDAARRAARLAKGEYEDLPAILTPQAAKAAGAGVIPPMHLRRGDADAALQASANRLSGTFECNGQEQFYLEGQISYAIPKENDGLHLYCSTQHPTEMQALVSHALGWHSHQVQVECRRMGGGFGGKESQSGLFACVAALCATRLKRPVKLRLDRDDDFMMTGKRHGFYFEYDVGFDDEGRITAAKVDMTLRAGFSADLSGPVATRAICHFDNAYYVPDADLRALCGKTNTQSNTAFRGFGGPQGALIMEVLQDAIARRLGKDALDVRRVNFYGKTERNVTPYGQVVKDNIIHELVAELERTSDYRARRDAVREFNRTSPVLRKGLALTPLKFGISFNVQAFNQAGALVHVYRDGSMLVNHGGTEMGQGLNTKVAQVVAHELGVDLSHVRVTATDTSKVANTSATAASTGADLNGKAAQNAAWQIRQRLAAFAAQKYGGSADDVRFANGVVSANGNDVPFPDLVEAAYWARVQLWSDGFYATPGLSWDAKTMNGNPFFYFAYGAAVSEVVLDTLTGEWRLLRADVLHDAGKSINPALDIGQVEGAFIQGMGWLTTEELWWNKDGKLMTHAPSTYKIPGISDCPTDFRVALYENANVMDSIHRSKAVGEPPLLLPFSVFNALRDAVASVNDYRDEPVLNAPATSEALLMAITELRTRSAA